The proteins below come from a single Treponema phagedenis genomic window:
- the mutL gene encoding DNA mismatch repair endonuclease MutL, whose product MKAQSRYHPIKKLSQESAQKIAAGEIIERPASVIRELLDNAIDSGATKIQVEIKNGGIDFIRVVDNGCGMTKEDVELCTQTHATSKIETVEDLLKLSTLGFRGEALSSIDSVSRLEITSTREGPSAWRYQLKKTIPARLAEGTSVQIENLFENFPARKQFLKRASAEANLCRQIFIDKALPHFETEFTFTVDDSLKLRLPACKNLKQRYLNALQPKEPEKLFHQIEIAEERFSFAAVLGSPDVVRSDKRNIMIFANGRRITEYGLTQAILYGSEGYFPNGAFPIGILFLQVTPDRVDFNIHPAKKEARFQDYGEIHHAVSSAVANFYRQKTVANLLKDTKYDPSFSQELNFTENHTKNQINHAWSQSNREYTDRIGGKFGIAARDFTYSEKPMPSFDTVQDYRENYTSGKVSSDFFSRNILPENSAAPPQLPQSDFKFLGQVAGTFIAVEKNDALYLIDQHAAHERILFNELKQSLGISQELLIPYKIVTESDKDDQTIRKAQEALTQAGFKLIDEGDGIWQVTAVPIRWVGTEQQLTEDIIEAGKTSEDILDHILATSACRAACKDGAILDPVTARKLVEKTFALPEPLCPHGRPLWIVIDREELFKRIKRT is encoded by the coding sequence ATGAAAGCGCAAAGCAGATATCATCCTATTAAAAAACTTTCTCAAGAGTCTGCACAAAAAATTGCCGCAGGAGAAATAATTGAACGCCCTGCATCCGTTATTCGCGAACTGTTGGATAACGCAATAGATTCCGGTGCAACAAAAATTCAGGTGGAAATTAAAAACGGCGGTATTGATTTTATCCGCGTTGTCGATAACGGATGCGGTATGACAAAAGAAGATGTGGAACTTTGCACGCAAACACATGCCACCAGTAAAATAGAAACCGTAGAAGATTTGCTTAAGCTCTCGACGCTCGGGTTTCGCGGCGAAGCCCTTTCTTCAATTGATTCGGTAAGCAGATTGGAAATTACCTCCACCCGTGAAGGTCCGAGCGCATGGCGATACCAATTAAAAAAAACAATCCCCGCGCGCCTTGCAGAAGGAACCAGCGTACAAATAGAGAATCTTTTTGAAAATTTTCCCGCACGTAAGCAGTTTTTAAAACGGGCAAGTGCGGAAGCAAACCTCTGCCGCCAAATATTTATTGATAAAGCACTTCCCCACTTCGAAACCGAATTCACTTTCACTGTAGATGATTCCCTTAAGCTTAGGTTACCGGCTTGCAAAAATTTAAAGCAACGCTACCTCAATGCGCTGCAACCGAAAGAGCCTGAAAAACTTTTTCATCAAATCGAAATTGCAGAAGAACGCTTTTCTTTTGCTGCGGTACTCGGCAGCCCTGATGTAGTTCGATCCGACAAACGAAATATTATGATTTTTGCAAACGGGAGGCGCATCACCGAATACGGTTTAACGCAGGCAATTTTATACGGCAGCGAAGGTTATTTTCCTAACGGAGCTTTTCCGATCGGTATTCTCTTTTTACAAGTAACCCCCGACCGGGTGGATTTCAACATTCATCCGGCAAAAAAAGAAGCTCGCTTTCAAGATTACGGAGAAATCCATCATGCGGTAAGCTCCGCAGTTGCCAACTTTTATAGACAAAAAACGGTTGCGAATCTCTTAAAAGATACCAAGTATGATCCGAGTTTTTCACAAGAATTAAACTTCACTGAAAATCACACCAAAAATCAAATAAATCATGCATGGAGTCAGTCTAATAGAGAGTATACGGACCGTATCGGCGGCAAATTCGGCATCGCTGCGAGAGATTTCACCTATTCTGAAAAACCGATGCCTTCATTTGACACCGTCCAAGATTATCGGGAAAATTATACAAGCGGAAAGGTTTCATCAGATTTTTTCTCAAGGAATATTTTGCCTGAAAACTCTGCCGCGCCGCCGCAGCTCCCTCAATCCGATTTCAAGTTTCTTGGGCAGGTAGCCGGCACCTTTATTGCTGTAGAAAAAAACGATGCCTTATACCTTATTGATCAACACGCCGCCCATGAGCGTATTCTTTTTAACGAATTAAAACAAAGTCTTGGCATCTCTCAAGAGCTGCTTATACCGTATAAAATCGTAACAGAGTCCGACAAGGACGATCAAACAATTCGCAAGGCACAAGAAGCGCTTACGCAAGCAGGGTTTAAATTGATTGATGAAGGCGACGGTATTTGGCAGGTAACAGCGGTGCCGATACGTTGGGTAGGCACGGAACAACAGCTCACAGAGGATATAATCGAAGCGGGAAAAACTTCCGAAGATATTCTGGATCACATCCTCGCAACATCCGCTTGTAGGGCTGCGTGCAAAGACGGTGCCATTCTTGATCCCGTAACCGCAAGAAAACTTGTTGAAAAGACTTTTGCATTGCCTGAACCGCTTTGCCCGCACGGAAGACCATTGTGGATCGTGATCGACAGAGAAGAATTGTTTAAGCGGATAAAAAGAACATAG
- a CDS encoding SPFH domain-containing protein yields MINYVLLYLIVIVAIAVLFKIAVVVPEKESYIVERLGKYANTLEAGFHLLVPFIDRVAYKQTLKEEALDVDPQVCITADNVQVQVDGILYLRIFDPVKASYGIENYRYAVAQLAKTTMRSQIGKMELDKTFCGREGINDSIVRALDEASDNWGIKVTRYEIRDITPSHTILEAMESQMRAEREKRANILSSEGKQQARINISLGKKQEAINKALGEKERKINIAEGKARAIEITSAATAEGLQLVAEALATPGGETAMKIRLAENYIARFKELMKNNRISIYPKDVAAVASLAAILKKAHDGGAK; encoded by the coding sequence ATGATTAATTATGTGCTTTTATATCTTATCGTGATTGTTGCTATTGCAGTACTTTTTAAGATCGCGGTTGTCGTACCTGAAAAAGAAAGTTATATCGTTGAGCGGCTCGGTAAATATGCCAATACTTTGGAAGCGGGTTTTCATTTATTGGTTCCGTTTATTGATCGTGTTGCCTATAAGCAAACGCTCAAAGAAGAGGCTCTTGATGTTGATCCGCAGGTGTGTATTACAGCGGATAATGTGCAAGTGCAGGTTGACGGAATTTTGTATTTACGAATTTTTGATCCGGTAAAGGCAAGTTACGGTATTGAAAATTATCGATATGCGGTTGCACAGCTTGCAAAAACAACTATGCGCAGCCAAATCGGTAAGATGGAGCTTGATAAAACTTTCTGCGGGCGAGAGGGAATTAATGACAGTATTGTACGGGCTTTGGATGAGGCTTCCGATAACTGGGGAATAAAGGTAACTCGATACGAGATCCGCGATATTACGCCTTCGCATACTATTCTTGAGGCAATGGAAAGTCAAATGCGTGCCGAGCGGGAGAAGCGGGCAAATATTCTTTCGAGTGAAGGAAAACAGCAAGCAAGGATTAATATATCGCTCGGTAAAAAGCAGGAAGCAATTAATAAGGCTTTGGGCGAAAAAGAACGTAAGATAAATATCGCAGAAGGAAAAGCGCGTGCGATTGAAATTACCAGTGCCGCAACGGCTGAAGGTTTGCAGCTGGTTGCCGAAGCACTTGCAACTCCCGGCGGAGAAACCGCAATGAAAATACGTCTTGCGGAAAACTATATTGCACGTTTTAAAGAATTGATGAAAAATAATCGCATTTCTATTTACCCGAAAGATGTTGCGGCGGTCGCCTCTCTTGCAGCAATACTGAAAAAAGCACATGACGGAGGTGC
- a CDS encoding ECF transporter S component: MKQREKKLVMIGALGALSVFLGITRLGFFPWISGVTITVLHIPAIIGAILEGPVVGCGIGLIFGLFSLLKANIAPMGPVDIAFRNPLVSVLPRIIFPLAVWALYILIRKINKYISFGLSAFIGTLIHTVLVLSMMWATQGSGILTGATGIGIWAAIGTVIVANGIPEAIAAAIIATAVCAIWLKEDTGRKPKIFS; encoded by the coding sequence ATGAAACAGAGAGAGAAAAAACTTGTAATGATCGGCGCCTTGGGAGCGCTGTCTGTCTTTTTGGGAATTACACGTCTCGGCTTTTTTCCGTGGATTTCAGGAGTCACTATTACTGTTTTACATATTCCCGCTATTATCGGGGCTATTCTTGAAGGCCCCGTAGTAGGCTGCGGCATCGGATTAATATTCGGCTTATTCAGTTTATTAAAAGCAAATATTGCGCCGATGGGACCGGTAGACATTGCTTTTAGGAATCCTCTTGTTTCGGTTTTACCGCGAATCATATTTCCTCTTGCTGTTTGGGCTCTGTATATATTGATACGAAAAATCAATAAATACATAAGCTTCGGGCTTTCCGCATTTATCGGTACTCTTATTCACACTGTGCTAGTATTATCCATGATGTGGGCAACCCAAGGTTCGGGAATTTTAACCGGCGCAACGGGAATAGGTATTTGGGCGGCAATCGGAACCGTTATTGTCGCAAACGGCATTCCCGAAGCAATTGCTGCAGCTATTATTGCAACAGCAGTTTGCGCAATTTGGCTTAAAGAAGATACCGGCAGAAAACCGAAAATTTTTTCTTGA